One genomic window of Entelurus aequoreus isolate RoL-2023_Sb linkage group LG07, RoL_Eaeq_v1.1, whole genome shotgun sequence includes the following:
- the LOC133653216 gene encoding PDZ domain-containing protein 4-like isoform X2, which translates to MDHQEVALYKSSQEEKLGLTVCYRTEDQDHLGIYVGEVKPDGIAAKNGRIREGDRILQINGLDIQNREEAVAILSRDDSINFSLLLARPNLKDEATETTRATLEDRASLDMLNNQDPSSGSWSLCHGGPPELSSGGQLDDDEGDTEEGQKAERPVPLPPLLNLLSTSQDLDSGLGRTDDSTRYEESSEHDLLGDQTSACDTGTTNTPGSTRKFRPGPSPRLSPRPSPGFCPSPKLAPSPGNGRGDTTTPFLHLPDLQLCSDFLTGPDWTEPAHNKPQPHRSPGNTMTMPGLTADECQRYQGLLEIRYQYEYESQVKESALEEGKDGEEWEGEVSVSEHQMALVEEELRHLEFKCRNILRAQKMQQLRERCLKAWMMEEAAGIFDGDESLELSAINELPKRSNDSTGAYNSSRSTPSVSCGQIPPLQEEDHNTGRLPMSPPTLSALSHLPPFNSPIASRRRDRERRHSNVGCSLSPGAGQSYDQGNSSRSMPSTPSKFRSLSKEAGSSSRRDVADEGRGSKTAATPIRHGVGSGKSSPFLSHQSRVKPLERYQSCIALPSDGLVEPLDRLLRERGRGEGEERGEGTGSSGPASPRSVNSAPCGLEEQHAASRLGLALPLGLLHSSPTSTSQRMEWKVKIRSDGTRYVAKRPVRDRLLKARAMKIREERSGMTTDDDAASEMKQGRYWSKEERKQQLLRARENRRRREFMMQSRLDYLKGDRDASSSQGGAEEPPSVYVHKDNSILLLSQKRSTKKRNRRILDNWMTIQDLLAHGSRSPDGKKIFNPLLSVTTV; encoded by the exons ATGGACCACCAG GAGGTGGCGCTCTACAAGTCCAGCCAGGAGGAGAAGCTGGGCCTGACGGTGTGCTACAGGACTGAAGACCAGGACCACCTGGGCATCTATGTGGGCGAG GTCAAGCCAGACGGCATCGCCGCCAAGAATGGACGCATCAGAGAGGGAGACAGAATACTTCAG ATCAACGGCCTGGACATCCAGAACCGAGAAGAAGCGGTGGCCATTTTGAGCCGAGATGATAGCATCAACTTCTCTTTGCTGCTCGCTCGACCCAACTTGAAG GACGAGGCAACAGAGACCACCAGGGCGACCCTGGAGGACCGAGCCTCCTTGGACATGCTAAATAATCAAGACCCCTCCTCTGGTTCTTGGAGCCTGTGTCATGGAGGACCACCAGAGTTGTCCAGCGGAGGACAACTGGATGATGATGAAGGTGACACGGAGGAAGGACAAAAGGCGGAGCGCCCAGTGCCCCTCCCCCCGCTGCTCAACCTGCTGTCCACAAGTCAAGACCTGGACAGCGGACTGGGTCGCACCGACGACAGCACGCGCTACGAGGAGTCCTCCGAGCACGACCTACTGGGGGATCAAACCAGCGCCTGCGACACCGGCACCACCAACACACCCGGCAGCACCCGCAAGTTCCGGCCAGGACCCAGTCCAAG ACTAAGTCCAAGACCCAGTCCCGGGTTCTGCCCGAGCCCCAAGCTGGCCCCCAGTCCTGGCAATGGTCGAGGAGACACGACCACTCCTTTCCTACACCTGCCTGACCTGCAGCTCTGCTCTGACTTTCTCACTGGACCGGACTGGACGGAGCCAGCCCACAACAAG CCCCAGCCGCACAGGAGTCCTGGAAACACGATGACCATGCCTGGCCTGACGGCGGACGAGTGCCAGCGGTACCAGGGGCTGCTTGAGATCAGGTACCAGTACGAGTACGAGTCCCAGGTCAAAGAGTCAGCTCTTGAGGAGGGAAAAGACGGAGAGGAGTGGGAGGGAGAAGTGAGCGTGAGCGAGCACCAGATGGCGCTGGTGGAGGAGGAGCTGCGTCACCTGGAGTTCAAGTGTCGCAACATCCTGCGCGCTCAGAAGATGCAGCAGCTCCGAGAGCGCTGCCTGAAAGCCTGGATGATGGAGGAGGCCGCAG GTATTTTTGACGGCGATGAGAGTCTAGAGTTGTCAGCCATCAACGAGCTCCCGAAACGTTCCAATGACAGCACCGGCGCCTACAACAGCAGTCGCAGTACTCCATCAGTCAGCTGTGGGCAGATACCGCCTCTCCAGGAAGAAGACCACAACACAGGCAGACTGCCAATGTCCCCGCCTACGCTCTCAGCCCTCAGTCACCTTCCACCCTTCAACTCGCCCATCGCTAGCCGTCGTCGAGACCGTGAGAGGCGTCACTCAAATGTCGGGTGCTCACTCTCGCCTGGCGCTGGACAGAGTTACGACCAGGGGAACAGCTCACGCTCCATGCCTTCCACGCCTTCCAAGTTCAG ATCTCTGTCCAAAGAGGCGGGCTCATCTTCTAGGAGGGATGTGGCTGACGAAGGGCGGGGCTCCAAAACTG CTGCCACTCCTATCAGGCATGGAGTAGGCAGCGGAAAGTCCAGCCCCTTCTTGTCCCACCAAAGTAGAGTCAAACCCTTAGAACGCTACCAGAGCTGCATCGCGCTGCCTTCTGATGGCCTGGTAGAGCCGCTGGATCGGCTCTTGAGAGAGAGGGGGCGAGGAGAGGGGGAGGAGAGAGGGGAGGGCACAGGCAGCAGCGGGCCCGCCAGTCCCCGCAGCGTGAACAGTGCCCCATGTGGTCTGGAGGAGCAGCACGCAGCCTCACGGTTGGGACTGGCGTTACCGCTTGGGTTGCTGCACTCGTCGCCAACGTCTACATCACAGCGCATGGAATGGAAG GTGAAGATCCGCAGTGACGGCACTCGTTACGTGGCAAAGCGGCCTGTGAGAGACCGCCTGCTCAAGGCCAGAGCCATGAAGATCAGAGAGGAACGTAGCGGCATGACGACTGATGACGACGCTGCCAGTGAGATGAAGCAG GGGCGATACTGGAGCAAAGAAGAGAGGAAGCAACAGCTGCTGAGAGCCAGAGAGAACAGACGAAGGAGAGAGTTCATGATGCAGAGCCGCCTGGACTACTTGAAGGGGGATAG GGATGCATCCTCATCACAAGGTGGCGCTGAAGAGCCTCCATCTGTTTATGTACACAAGGACAACAGCATCCTCCTCCTGAGCCAGAAGAGGAGCACCAAGAAGAGGAATCGGCGCATCCTGGACAACTGGATGACCATCCAGGATCTGCTGGCTCACGGCTCGCGATCTCCAGACGGAAAGAAAATATTTAACCCGCTCCTCTCCGTGACCACGGTGTGA
- the LOC133653216 gene encoding PDZ domain-containing protein 4-like isoform X1, which yields MVRKGQRRKGGVVCGGGQTSSSSIAMATIPDCVDNATQTDISFQHGGRGQGRQGDGGSSPPPPTEHHQLCTLDHQLDHQVHHQMDHQVEYQLDHQVEYQVDHQVEYQVDHQLEYQLDHQVHHQMDHQVEYQLEYQLDHQVDHQLDHQVEYQPDIQVLPPLMALSLQEVALYKSSQEEKLGLTVCYRTEDQDHLGIYVGEVKPDGIAAKNGRIREGDRILQINGLDIQNREEAVAILSRDDSINFSLLLARPNLKDEATETTRATLEDRASLDMLNNQDPSSGSWSLCHGGPPELSSGGQLDDDEGDTEEGQKAERPVPLPPLLNLLSTSQDLDSGLGRTDDSTRYEESSEHDLLGDQTSACDTGTTNTPGSTRKFRPGPSPRLSPRPSPGFCPSPKLAPSPGNGRGDTTTPFLHLPDLQLCSDFLTGPDWTEPAHNKPQPHRSPGNTMTMPGLTADECQRYQGLLEIRYQYEYESQVKESALEEGKDGEEWEGEVSVSEHQMALVEEELRHLEFKCRNILRAQKMQQLRERCLKAWMMEEAAGIFDGDESLELSAINELPKRSNDSTGAYNSSRSTPSVSCGQIPPLQEEDHNTGRLPMSPPTLSALSHLPPFNSPIASRRRDRERRHSNVGCSLSPGAGQSYDQGNSSRSMPSTPSKFRSLSKEAGSSSRRDVADEGRGSKTAATPIRHGVGSGKSSPFLSHQSRVKPLERYQSCIALPSDGLVEPLDRLLRERGRGEGEERGEGTGSSGPASPRSVNSAPCGLEEQHAASRLGLALPLGLLHSSPTSTSQRMEWKVKIRSDGTRYVAKRPVRDRLLKARAMKIREERSGMTTDDDAASEMKQGRYWSKEERKQQLLRARENRRRREFMMQSRLDYLKGDRDASSSQGGAEEPPSVYVHKDNSILLLSQKRSTKKRNRRILDNWMTIQDLLAHGSRSPDGKKIFNPLLSVTTV from the exons ATGGTCCGCAAGGGTCAGAGAAGGAAAG GTGGTGTGGTGTGTGGAGGAGGGCAGACAAGCAGCTCCTCCATCGCCATGGCAACCATCCCCGACTGCGTGGACAACGCCACACAGACCGACATCTCCTTCCAGCACGGTGGGAGGGGCCAAGGTCGCCAGGGTGACGGGGGCTCCTCCCCTCCCCCGCCCACAGAGCATCACCAGCT CTGCACCTTGGACCACCAGCTGGACCACCAGGTCCACCACCAGATGGACCACCAGGTGGAGTACCAGCTGGACCACCAGGTGGAGTACCAGGTGGACCACCAGGTGGAGTACCAGGTGGACCACCAGCTGGAGTACCAGCTGGACCACCAGGTCCACCACCAGATGGACCACCAGGTGGAGTACCAGCTGGAGTACCAGCTGGACCACCAGGTGGACCACCAGCTGGACCACCAGGTGGAGTACCAGCCGGACATCCAGGTACTTCCCCCACTGATGGCGCTCTCGCTCCAGGAGGTGGCGCTCTACAAGTCCAGCCAGGAGGAGAAGCTGGGCCTGACGGTGTGCTACAGGACTGAAGACCAGGACCACCTGGGCATCTATGTGGGCGAG GTCAAGCCAGACGGCATCGCCGCCAAGAATGGACGCATCAGAGAGGGAGACAGAATACTTCAG ATCAACGGCCTGGACATCCAGAACCGAGAAGAAGCGGTGGCCATTTTGAGCCGAGATGATAGCATCAACTTCTCTTTGCTGCTCGCTCGACCCAACTTGAAG GACGAGGCAACAGAGACCACCAGGGCGACCCTGGAGGACCGAGCCTCCTTGGACATGCTAAATAATCAAGACCCCTCCTCTGGTTCTTGGAGCCTGTGTCATGGAGGACCACCAGAGTTGTCCAGCGGAGGACAACTGGATGATGATGAAGGTGACACGGAGGAAGGACAAAAGGCGGAGCGCCCAGTGCCCCTCCCCCCGCTGCTCAACCTGCTGTCCACAAGTCAAGACCTGGACAGCGGACTGGGTCGCACCGACGACAGCACGCGCTACGAGGAGTCCTCCGAGCACGACCTACTGGGGGATCAAACCAGCGCCTGCGACACCGGCACCACCAACACACCCGGCAGCACCCGCAAGTTCCGGCCAGGACCCAGTCCAAG ACTAAGTCCAAGACCCAGTCCCGGGTTCTGCCCGAGCCCCAAGCTGGCCCCCAGTCCTGGCAATGGTCGAGGAGACACGACCACTCCTTTCCTACACCTGCCTGACCTGCAGCTCTGCTCTGACTTTCTCACTGGACCGGACTGGACGGAGCCAGCCCACAACAAG CCCCAGCCGCACAGGAGTCCTGGAAACACGATGACCATGCCTGGCCTGACGGCGGACGAGTGCCAGCGGTACCAGGGGCTGCTTGAGATCAGGTACCAGTACGAGTACGAGTCCCAGGTCAAAGAGTCAGCTCTTGAGGAGGGAAAAGACGGAGAGGAGTGGGAGGGAGAAGTGAGCGTGAGCGAGCACCAGATGGCGCTGGTGGAGGAGGAGCTGCGTCACCTGGAGTTCAAGTGTCGCAACATCCTGCGCGCTCAGAAGATGCAGCAGCTCCGAGAGCGCTGCCTGAAAGCCTGGATGATGGAGGAGGCCGCAG GTATTTTTGACGGCGATGAGAGTCTAGAGTTGTCAGCCATCAACGAGCTCCCGAAACGTTCCAATGACAGCACCGGCGCCTACAACAGCAGTCGCAGTACTCCATCAGTCAGCTGTGGGCAGATACCGCCTCTCCAGGAAGAAGACCACAACACAGGCAGACTGCCAATGTCCCCGCCTACGCTCTCAGCCCTCAGTCACCTTCCACCCTTCAACTCGCCCATCGCTAGCCGTCGTCGAGACCGTGAGAGGCGTCACTCAAATGTCGGGTGCTCACTCTCGCCTGGCGCTGGACAGAGTTACGACCAGGGGAACAGCTCACGCTCCATGCCTTCCACGCCTTCCAAGTTCAG ATCTCTGTCCAAAGAGGCGGGCTCATCTTCTAGGAGGGATGTGGCTGACGAAGGGCGGGGCTCCAAAACTG CTGCCACTCCTATCAGGCATGGAGTAGGCAGCGGAAAGTCCAGCCCCTTCTTGTCCCACCAAAGTAGAGTCAAACCCTTAGAACGCTACCAGAGCTGCATCGCGCTGCCTTCTGATGGCCTGGTAGAGCCGCTGGATCGGCTCTTGAGAGAGAGGGGGCGAGGAGAGGGGGAGGAGAGAGGGGAGGGCACAGGCAGCAGCGGGCCCGCCAGTCCCCGCAGCGTGAACAGTGCCCCATGTGGTCTGGAGGAGCAGCACGCAGCCTCACGGTTGGGACTGGCGTTACCGCTTGGGTTGCTGCACTCGTCGCCAACGTCTACATCACAGCGCATGGAATGGAAG GTGAAGATCCGCAGTGACGGCACTCGTTACGTGGCAAAGCGGCCTGTGAGAGACCGCCTGCTCAAGGCCAGAGCCATGAAGATCAGAGAGGAACGTAGCGGCATGACGACTGATGACGACGCTGCCAGTGAGATGAAGCAG GGGCGATACTGGAGCAAAGAAGAGAGGAAGCAACAGCTGCTGAGAGCCAGAGAGAACAGACGAAGGAGAGAGTTCATGATGCAGAGCCGCCTGGACTACTTGAAGGGGGATAG GGATGCATCCTCATCACAAGGTGGCGCTGAAGAGCCTCCATCTGTTTATGTACACAAGGACAACAGCATCCTCCTCCTGAGCCAGAAGAGGAGCACCAAGAAGAGGAATCGGCGCATCCTGGACAACTGGATGACCATCCAGGATCTGCTGGCTCACGGCTCGCGATCTCCAGACGGAAAGAAAATATTTAACCCGCTCCTCTCCGTGACCACGGTGTGA